The following is a genomic window from Vicugna pacos unplaced genomic scaffold, VicPac4 scaffold_18, whole genome shotgun sequence.
aatatttgcagatcaccgtataaaattaagcatcatatatgcttcattttaactggatgaatgagaagtaaacactggctgaatcttacacttgagttgctaggagaccagtcgaatgtgatgtcacagcttctcaaattgagtaccattgtgatggcctcacagtttatctgtgctggcccgccaaaacagcatttgaagctgcagtgcacaaaattatgcagattagaaatgtagttgtagaaaatgttatttgagatggcacatgtttctacagaaattcaagttgtgtctcctaaatatggaccaacttcttcaggaatgtacagtagatctctattgtgtgatcaaacattctctggggacttggacttgaggtctatgattgaggaaaatgtttttaaggctttgtctgaagaatccctgataaaaaggccatgttacaaacattgtgtctctgaaccagatgaagataatgattttcgttctctgacatatccaggaaaactctggaaaatggttggaaatgaccaatttaaatccatctgttgggatgataatggaacttccatagtgatggatgaagatgtctttatgaaggaaaatttggaaagaaagtctcctttcagaatatttgaacctggaagtatgaaaagtttagttagacagctaaacctttatggatttagtaaagtgcagcagaattttcgaagatctgtttctctagctgactttcaggcagaagaaaaagaagtctctgttttaagcaaggtattaagaaattttagttaccacttagtagcttatatataaaattttattttgtacatcaatctatggtaatatatatgtaaaactagattttgaagactgtacaaaactattaaaactaaaatactttatttttcaaaaaaatgaggacagtgtcttatgtagtcaagattatgggaaatttgcttacaactatgaatcttaccacaaatttaaataaagttaataaaactgcttttaaaaaatggcattcaccgttactgcaaatgctaacttcataaatttgatgactatactatttaaatggtattttccaaataagaaacttcaaaatattgtcagcaatgttcatattttgatgataatatctttgcatagtaaacgtgaattctgaggttttataggttaggcttattgtagccttgtatttcggtttaaaatattactaaaatctttctcctttggttgtagcagcagttctatcataatccaaattttaaactaggctgtcccctgatttcagtgagaataaaaggaatagttgggattaaaaatgcctctctggtggcttcattggctgaagatttcaaaaagaagcacttaaagCATGGGGACACTCATAGttcagattttgtggctgacaatagaggataaagtgcatttttaccttctgcaaatttaaacatgcttctaataagaaagccctctactagccacataaatggTGATACGaataccctgatcagaggtgatttttctcctctatgatcaatgtcatttagacatccagaacaaattgtaatggatcaacgtgctattttaaatcagttgaccattatccacgggcactctcaaagcagctacaatgaagcaaatggccgtgttgtgaacttcattacaactaaaacttctacttctcagtacagcatcttatctcccatacagtgcaattattttggactgatggaggaacctcctacttttccaaatggatatcacaaaatatctgccagtgaaggtcgtttttctaaacttcaaccagttagaaacccacggattccagtgccagagctagccaatacatcagctacttctctttcaaggccaaatcatcagccatcttcagcttatgaacgtcatcctaattacaactgatctaccagaggactaccagattatgcaggataacaaagattaaaattgatgttgttaaatgtcgacaaatatctgcaatattcttatttgaacaataaacatagatgtgcacctgtattttccttttattttttaagtagacttaagtgttaaatgggagattaagttaccatttaaagaaaaaagagatatttgattgatatgatcatttgatggaagaatatgggagtaaatttaaataatttcttgtacggaagaagagaaaaatggaagaatttgggaaaagactaaaacatggagagagggaaaagtactaagtggtttctggttcatcctggaaagtatcaaaagtgataagttaggatatgttggaacaggagatCAATGCCGGAAACGGCCCAGGGATCCTGGTCttgattatgtcatccctggaatcataaaggtcacatgatatagtcccagatggcacattcatcatgtggtagaatttaagaagcaattttatctatggtgttctttgtgctgttctcaaagcattccaattggtgctttcatttcctgccctcaagtgtctacactatatcttctagtcaatactttatgttacttttatgttccagccaaatacaagctaaagtcctcagggt
Proteins encoded in this region:
- the LOC140692828 gene encoding heat shock transcription factor, Y-linked-like; the encoded protein is MLFEMAHVSTEIQVVSPKYGPTSSGMYSRSLLCDQTFSGDLDLRSMIEENVFKALSEESLIKRPCYKHCVSEPDEDNDFRSLTYPGKLWKMVGNDQFKSICWDDNGTSIVMDEDVFMKENLERKSPFRIFEPGSMKSLVRQLNLYGFSKVQQNFRRSVSLADFQAEEKEVSVLSKLTIIHGHSQSSYNEANGRVVNFITTKTSTSQYSILSPIQCNYFGLMEEPPTFPNGYHKISASEGRFSKLQPVRNPRIPVPELANTSATSLSRPNHQPSSAYERHPNYN